A part of Gossypium hirsutum isolate 1008001.06 chromosome A07, Gossypium_hirsutum_v2.1, whole genome shotgun sequence genomic DNA contains:
- the LOC107947895 gene encoding uncharacterized protein: MDPNQVEVDEVKSNAPAPDQGATPSDSRLPMACKAKELNKEKRKVDLEARDSNKRPMNRGKQHSSFKSQATSMASIGNVKSNRPECKQYGRRHLGECRMNDRACFKCGSQDHFIRDCPKTIEKEKFQGARPSNTAFRGRPRRILEMENSKGVTKETAIRFEARAPARAYAIRAREEVTSSDVITGTFSLYDTDVID, from the exons atggatcccaatcaagTTGAGGTTGATGAAGTCaaaagtaatgcaccggctcccgATCAAGGGGCAACACCGTCTGATAGTAGACTTCCTATG GCTTGTAAGGCCAAAGAATTgaataaagagaagaggaaagttgatcttgaagctagagattcgaaTAAGAGACCGATGA ATCGTGGGAAACAACATTCCAGTTTTAAATCTCAGGCTACTTCTATGGCAAGTATCGGTAATGTAAAGTCTAACAGACCCGAATGTAAGCAATATGGAAGAAGACATCTCGGCGAATGTAGAAtgaatgatcgggcttgttttaagTGCGGTTCTCAAGATCATTTTATCAGAGATTGCCCAAAGACGATAGAGAAAGAGAAATTTCAAGGTGCAAGGCCTAGTAATACTGCTTTTAGAGGAAGGCCCCGACGAATACTGGAAATGGAGAATAGTAAAGGTGTGACTAAAGAAACTGCTATTAGATTTGAAGCTCGAGCAccggctagagcctatgccatccgtgctcgcGAAGAAGTGACGTCttccgatgttattactggtactttttccctttatgatacTGATGTTATTGATTGA